In Coregonus clupeaformis isolate EN_2021a chromosome 7, ASM2061545v1, whole genome shotgun sequence, one genomic interval encodes:
- the LOC121569423 gene encoding phospholipid phosphatase-related protein type 2-like isoform X4, with amino-acid sequence MMAAEEEKPGLKSSSSIVPCFLFVEILVGELVAFFLKAEGTQEKTIVTADCCYFNPLLRRIVRFLGVFSFGLFTTTIFANAGQVVTGNQTPHFLSACRPNYTALGCTSNMQYITQPRACTGNPLVVASARKSFPSKDAALSVYSAVYTVMYVTLVFRTKGTRLTKPTVSLTLLCLAMLVGVVKVAEYRNHWADVLAGFFTGGAIAVFLVTCVINNFQQTRPPPPPPRPQRPESVLGMPMVALPCVESPLEKLRGDLLSQRSHDHQPYRFPATPDVLIPSRSISSEV; translated from the exons atcCTGGTAGGGGAACTGGTGGCATTCTTTCTGAAGGCTGAGGGGACGCAAGAGAAGACCATAGTGACAGCAGACTGCTGCTACTTCAACCCCCTGCTGCGACGCATCGTCCGCTTCCTAG gagTGTTCTCCTTCGGCCTGTTCACCACCACCATCTTTGCCAATGCCGGTCAGGTGGTGACAGGAAACCAGACGCCTCACTTCCTGTCTGCCTGCCGGCCTAACTACACGGCCCTGGGGTGCACATCCAACATGCAGTACATCACCCAGCCCCGCGCCTGCACTGGGAACCCCCTGGTAGTGGCTTCCGCACGCAAATCCTTCCCCTCCAAGGACGCAGCCCTCAGTGTCTACTCTGCAGTCTACACTGTG ATGTATGTGACGCTAGTGTTCCGGACCAAAGGCACTCGGCTGACCAAGCCTACGGTCAGCCTGACCCTGCTATGCCTGGCCATGCTGGTGGGAGTGGTCAAGGTGGCAGAGTACCGCAACCACTGGGCCGATGTCCTGGCCGGCTTCTTCACTGGAGGAGCCATCGCTGTGTTtcta GTGACGTGTGTGATCAACAACTTCCAGCAGACGaggccccctccccctcccccgcgGCCCCAGCGCCCTGAGTCAGTGCTTGGCATGCCCATGGTGGCTCTGCCCTGTGTGGAGAGTCCACTCGAAAA ACTCCGAGGGGATCTCCTTTCACAGAGATCACATGACCATCAGCCGTATCGGTTCCCCGCCACCCCAGATGTCCTCATTCCGTCTCGCTCCATTTCCAGCGAAGTCTAG